One region of Baekduia soli genomic DNA includes:
- a CDS encoding AAA family ATPase, which produces MEPEGSTRTAVVGAHAGTRDALAGEWRRLSRAATFVAVMTSPALMAVLIGVDDWPWGWALLVTIVAVAAFRGLIDILVHRFIPRPSLYGADREALLDDATARRRLWFWRGKFRLVLWVAGIIFGVLGTIATIAGESIPHLLTNIGNALTDPQMLVTLITLGIQLPLLFFINFAIIFGPLLYFGLKQMKGYEPGDADWGVRLEDVRGQAEPKEDVTRVIELWQSGEEFRKAGGKPERGLLFIGQPGTGKTMLSKAIATSFNSPIVTMPGSGFQQAFMGLDSVVVMFMIRKARKLARKWGGQCIIFIDEIDAVGLRRQALGTGTMTGMGPGSFEDHAFFGPWGAQSASGDLVLETRAWRERLFASRAETHGPFLPPGLERFYGRINDFIFPGGGMGGMGGGMALNQLLVQMDGVDEPPFWRKFWTNRINTLLDASYLVPRRLFGRSLRIRPPKPRPEQVYFIGATNVPIDRLDPALIRPGRMGRHVWFRTPTKDDRADIFDLYLTRVDHDPDLDTPKRRDELARITNGYSPAMIEQVCSMALTYAHSEGRVDFGWDDIVEAMTTIESGTAQGVDYVAEESRAVAIHEAGHAVASHVYMHDVLSTRLSIRKRGGSLGHHQAIEKEERFSSWRHEEVGKLVWTLGAMAAEHVFYGENSTGVGGDVQSATSRAAWMVGMCGMGPMPVDLSHVEFPDDAAREEAEREYMERFERIGEQILNRARGQRESGDSIASILMDGHKRRAASRILGQSYITAVCLVRHNRDQVAHIADMLVERKELHGDEVVELLDAARLEAPAIDITDETIWPKL; this is translated from the coding sequence ATGGAGCCTGAGGGGAGCACGCGTACGGCCGTGGTCGGTGCGCACGCGGGCACGCGCGATGCCCTGGCCGGCGAGTGGCGGCGGCTCTCGCGCGCGGCGACGTTCGTCGCGGTGATGACCAGCCCGGCCCTGATGGCGGTGCTCATCGGCGTCGACGACTGGCCCTGGGGCTGGGCGCTGCTGGTCACGATCGTGGCCGTCGCGGCCTTCCGCGGGCTCATCGACATCCTCGTGCACCGGTTCATCCCGCGGCCGAGCCTGTACGGCGCCGACCGCGAGGCCCTGCTCGACGACGCCACCGCCCGGCGGCGCCTGTGGTTCTGGCGCGGCAAGTTCCGCCTGGTGCTCTGGGTCGCCGGGATCATCTTCGGCGTCCTGGGGACCATCGCCACGATCGCCGGCGAGTCGATCCCCCACCTGCTGACCAACATCGGCAACGCGCTGACCGACCCGCAGATGCTGGTCACGCTGATCACGCTCGGGATCCAGCTGCCGCTGCTGTTCTTCATCAACTTCGCGATCATCTTCGGGCCGCTGCTGTACTTCGGCCTCAAGCAGATGAAGGGCTACGAGCCCGGGGACGCCGACTGGGGGGTGCGCCTGGAGGACGTCCGCGGCCAGGCCGAGCCCAAGGAGGACGTCACCCGCGTCATCGAGCTGTGGCAGTCGGGCGAGGAGTTCCGCAAGGCGGGCGGCAAGCCCGAGCGCGGCCTGCTCTTCATCGGCCAGCCCGGCACGGGCAAGACGATGCTCTCCAAGGCCATCGCGACGTCGTTCAACTCGCCGATCGTGACGATGCCGGGCTCGGGCTTCCAGCAGGCCTTCATGGGGCTGGACTCCGTCGTGGTCATGTTCATGATCCGCAAGGCGCGCAAGCTCGCCCGCAAGTGGGGCGGCCAGTGCATCATCTTCATCGACGAGATCGACGCCGTCGGCCTGCGCCGCCAGGCGCTGGGCACCGGGACGATGACCGGCATGGGCCCGGGCTCCTTCGAGGACCACGCGTTCTTCGGGCCCTGGGGCGCGCAGTCGGCGTCGGGCGACCTCGTGCTGGAGACGCGCGCCTGGCGCGAGCGGCTGTTCGCCAGCCGGGCGGAGACCCACGGCCCGTTCCTGCCGCCCGGCCTCGAGCGCTTCTACGGCCGCATCAACGACTTCATCTTCCCGGGCGGCGGCATGGGCGGCATGGGCGGCGGCATGGCGCTCAACCAGCTGCTGGTGCAGATGGACGGCGTGGACGAGCCGCCGTTCTGGCGCAAGTTCTGGACCAACCGCATCAACACGCTGCTCGACGCGAGCTACCTCGTGCCGCGACGGCTGTTCGGCCGCTCGCTGCGCATCCGCCCGCCCAAGCCGCGGCCGGAGCAGGTGTACTTCATCGGCGCCACCAACGTGCCCATCGACCGCCTGGACCCGGCGCTGATCCGCCCAGGCCGGATGGGCCGCCACGTCTGGTTCCGCACGCCGACCAAGGACGACCGGGCCGACATCTTCGACCTGTACCTCACGCGCGTCGACCACGACCCGGACCTCGACACGCCCAAGCGCCGCGACGAGCTCGCGCGCATCACCAACGGCTACTCGCCGGCCATGATCGAGCAGGTCTGCTCCATGGCCCTGACCTACGCCCACAGCGAGGGCCGCGTCGACTTCGGCTGGGACGACATCGTCGAGGCCATGACCACGATCGAGTCGGGCACGGCGCAGGGCGTCGACTACGTCGCCGAGGAGAGCCGCGCGGTCGCCATCCACGAGGCCGGCCACGCGGTGGCCTCCCACGTGTACATGCACGACGTCCTGTCCACGCGCCTCTCGATCCGCAAGCGCGGCGGCTCCCTCGGCCACCACCAGGCCATCGAGAAGGAGGAGCGCTTCTCGAGCTGGCGCCACGAGGAGGTCGGCAAGCTCGTGTGGACGCTCGGGGCCATGGCCGCCGAGCACGTCTTCTACGGGGAGAACTCCACCGGGGTCGGCGGCGACGTGCAGAGCGCCACCAGCCGCGCGGCGTGGATGGTCGGCATGTGCGGCATGGGCCCGATGCCCGTCGACCTCAGCCACGTCGAGTTCCCTGACGACGCGGCGCGCGAGGAGGCCGAGCGCGAGTACATGGAGCGCTTCGAGCGCATCGGCGAACAGATCCTCAACCGTGCCCGCGGCCAGCGCGAGAGCGGCGACTCCATCGCCTCGATCCTCATGGACGGCCACAAGCGCCGCGCCGCCTCCCGGATCCTCGGGCAGTCCTACATCACGGCGGTCTGCCTCGTGCGACACAACCGCGACCAGGTCGCCCACATCGCCGACATGCTCGTGGAGCGCAAGGAGCTGCACGGCGACGAGGTCGTCGAGCTGCTCGACGCCGCCCGCCTCGAGGCACCGGCGATCGACATCACCGACGAGACGATCTGGCCCAAGCTGTGA
- a CDS encoding response regulator, whose product MIRVLIVDDHPAMRAGLTAVLRAEPGIVPLAAASASAPEDLDQVVARHRPDVVVLDYHLPGTDGLRVCRRLKAMDRAPAVLLYSAYADASLVIPAVLAGADGLLNKSAPAPELFDALRSLARGDRVLPPIPRELMTSASAVLGTDQLPVLAMVLDGTRTDEVADTLRTTTEDITRRLDDMIDRLRVELPAPA is encoded by the coding sequence ATGATCCGCGTGCTCATCGTCGACGACCACCCCGCGATGCGGGCCGGCCTGACCGCCGTGCTGCGCGCCGAGCCCGGCATCGTCCCGCTCGCCGCGGCCTCGGCCTCCGCGCCCGAGGACCTCGACCAGGTCGTGGCCCGCCACCGGCCCGACGTCGTCGTCCTGGACTACCACCTGCCCGGCACCGACGGGCTGCGGGTCTGCCGGCGCCTGAAGGCCATGGACCGCGCCCCCGCGGTGCTGCTCTACTCGGCCTACGCGGATGCCTCGCTGGTCATCCCCGCCGTGCTCGCCGGGGCCGACGGGCTGCTGAACAAGAGCGCCCCGGCGCCCGAGCTGTTCGACGCGCTGCGCTCGCTGGCGCGCGGCGACCGTGTGCTGCCGCCCATCCCCCGCGAGCTCATGACCTCGGCCTCAGCGGTGCTGGGCACCGACCAGCTCCCCGTGCTGGCGATGGTGCTCGACGGCACCAGGACCGACGAGGTCGCCGACACGCTGCGCACGACGACCGAGGACATCACGCGGCGCCTGGACGACATGATCGACCGCCTGCGGGTCGAGCTGCCCGCGCCCGCGTAG
- a CDS encoding alpha/beta hydrolase: MSYRLLHASIVLAAVLAVGVPSAAALDTGPCPGTTAFRCATVTVPLDRSGTVPGTIGLRVAVERPRDGADGFLLALSGGPGQPAVPFADSFRSSLAPALGRRRLVLVDQRGTGGSGLLVCRPLQALGTLDVVNTRTVERCARALGPSRQFYSTTDSVLDLEAVRAALGAPTVELMGVSYGTYVAAQYARRFPARTDGLILDSVVGPDGIDTYFLDTFERLPRVLAEQCARSRCRSATRDPLADLARVAARVARAPLRGTIPGLRGVPRATAVHSESELLLMIMSGDLNPFLQAALPGAIGAAARGDAAPLLRLRRIAEGPPSPASQFSAMLNVATTCADARLPYTFLTPYPDRWTAWRQGTAGVPDVAFAPFSRAGVIDTSLAHDCLRWPQGDTPAAPSADPLPDVPALLLSGRLDTRTPLENARELRALLPRAQLLTVAGTGHDVLDSDVTGCAARALRRFADGASIGTPCAGLSNAVAVLPRPARALGEYRSAPGVGGRRGRVLFAALDTVTDGQVGALQALYAGYRRLEGGGLRGGWYAASSSAVRLTLHADQLVPGVRVSGTVSAAGDRTQGVLRVDAAGTGADGLLRIGSRGVVTGTLGGRAVRYDPSTDPGTTARAGGRGPMRVALPALRPAARRAAALRARR, encoded by the coding sequence ATGTCGTACCGGCTGCTGCACGCGTCGATCGTCCTGGCCGCCGTGCTGGCGGTCGGCGTCCCCTCGGCGGCGGCCCTCGACACGGGCCCGTGCCCCGGCACCACGGCCTTCCGCTGCGCGACGGTCACCGTGCCGCTGGACCGCTCGGGGACCGTGCCGGGCACGATCGGGCTGCGGGTGGCGGTCGAGCGCCCGCGCGACGGCGCCGACGGGTTCCTGCTGGCGCTGTCGGGCGGCCCGGGCCAGCCGGCGGTGCCCTTCGCCGACTCGTTCCGCTCGTCGCTGGCCCCGGCGCTGGGCCGGCGCCGGCTCGTGCTCGTCGACCAGCGCGGCACGGGCGGCTCGGGCCTGCTGGTCTGCCGCCCGCTGCAGGCTCTGGGCACGCTCGACGTCGTCAACACCCGCACCGTCGAGCGCTGCGCCCGGGCCCTGGGCCCGTCGCGCCAGTTCTACTCCACGACGGACTCCGTGCTCGACCTCGAGGCGGTGCGGGCGGCGCTGGGCGCGCCGACCGTCGAGCTCATGGGCGTCAGCTACGGCACCTACGTCGCCGCGCAGTACGCCCGGCGCTTCCCCGCCCGCACCGACGGGCTCATCCTCGACTCCGTCGTCGGGCCCGACGGGATCGACACCTACTTCCTGGACACCTTCGAGCGCCTGCCGCGGGTGCTGGCCGAGCAGTGCGCGCGGTCGCGGTGCCGGTCGGCGACCCGCGACCCGCTCGCCGACCTGGCGCGGGTGGCGGCCCGCGTGGCGCGTGCGCCGCTGCGCGGCACGATCCCCGGGCTGCGCGGCGTGCCCCGGGCGACCGCCGTCCACAGCGAGTCCGAGCTGCTGCTCATGATCATGTCGGGCGACCTGAACCCGTTCCTGCAGGCGGCGCTGCCGGGCGCGATCGGCGCCGCCGCCCGGGGCGACGCCGCGCCGCTGCTGCGGCTGCGCCGGATCGCGGAGGGGCCGCCGTCGCCGGCCTCGCAGTTCAGCGCGATGCTCAACGTCGCCACGACGTGCGCCGACGCGCGGCTGCCCTACACCTTCCTGACGCCCTACCCCGACCGCTGGACGGCGTGGCGCCAGGGCACCGCCGGCGTCCCGGACGTCGCCTTCGCGCCGTTCAGCCGAGCCGGCGTCATCGACACCTCGCTCGCGCACGACTGCCTGCGCTGGCCGCAGGGCGACACGCCCGCGGCGCCCTCGGCCGACCCGCTGCCCGACGTTCCGGCCCTGCTGCTCAGCGGCCGGCTCGACACGCGCACGCCGCTGGAGAACGCGCGCGAGCTGCGCGCGCTGCTGCCGCGCGCCCAGCTGCTGACCGTGGCCGGCACGGGCCATGACGTGCTCGACAGCGACGTGACCGGCTGCGCGGCGCGCGCGCTGCGGCGCTTCGCCGACGGAGCGTCGATCGGCACGCCCTGCGCGGGGCTGTCCAACGCGGTCGCCGTCCTCCCTCGCCCGGCCCGCGCGCTGGGCGAGTACCGCTCGGCGCCCGGGGTGGGCGGCCGGCGCGGCCGCGTCCTGTTCGCCGCGCTGGACACGGTCACCGACGGCCAGGTCGGCGCGCTGCAGGCGCTCTACGCCGGCTACCGGCGCCTGGAGGGCGGCGGCCTGCGCGGGGGCTGGTACGCCGCGTCGTCCAGCGCGGTGCGCCTGACGCTGCACGCCGACCAGCTCGTCCCCGGCGTGCGGGTGAGCGGGACGGTCAGCGCGGCGGGCGACCGAACGCAGGGCGTGCTGCGCGTCGACGCCGCGGGCACGGGCGCCGACGGGCTGCTGCGGATCGGCAGCCGCGGCGTGGTGACCGGCACGCTGGGCGGCCGGGCGGTCCGCTATGACCCGTCGACCGACCCCGGCACGACGGCGCGGGCCGGCGGCCGGGGGCCGATGCGCGTCGCGCTGCCCGCGCTGCGCCCCGCCGCCCGGCGGGCCGCCGCGCTGCGCGCCCGGCGCTAG